The genomic region TGGTAGTGCTTCTGTTTACTTGGTAATGGTTGTTCATTGTGACTCTTTTTTGTAGTTTTAACCGACTTGGTAGCCCTGGGATTTATATTTGAGTAGTACAAATGAATGGCTCTAAATCTATCCTGGCATTTTTTTATGTTCCAATTACTTTTTAGTATGAATCTCCTGTTATAAGGAGAGATGCTTTATGAAAGGAGTATTATCGTTGATTATCAATCGTGGATGCTTTAGCATTGTGGTACAAACCCTGGCATGGCAATTTATCAACTGAGGTTGCAACCCCACTGTGATGTCAGTTATTACCAAGTATACTGTTCTTTGTTCTGCATTGCTTCAGATTTCCAAATTAAGCTGCGCATAGGattcttaattctttcttttaaagtgGTCCTTTTGAATGTGGATAGCGATATCTCTACTTGGGGAGAAAACGTCAATCTATTTCTATTGAGGCTAATGCCTTAATCCTTCATTGTTGATGGTAAGAAGGGTTGAGATTCCCTCGAAATGCTTTTAGTTTCGATAATAAACGCGCACTTTTAGTCATGGCTGGCTCGGTCATAAGCATTAGCCATTGCGACCTTCAGGCCCGCTTAAGATGGGCTTGTAGGGTTCAAGTCTTTTTCCAAACTGAAGGTTAACTCAAATCAAGTGCTCTGTCTTAACCCTTGCTATTGGTCTCAGTTGCATCAATCTCCTctctatttcattttcttgtgCAAGTTAATCCAATTTGTGctcttctattttctctcttgtcaCGCAACAgcaaaatttttataagttaatatcttaaattataaaaatttattcattaattgagatattatttaattgataaattaataatttattaatttctatgttaattaatacaaaattaatttatggatgtattttttattttttttcaagataTTGAACTTAACACATATATTGTGTGTTGTAATTATATGAATATTACCTAATTATCGAATTacaaattatcattattctaTGTATTTATCTAATCAAAATAAGTTAATGAATGTAATTAGTCTTATTAAATAGAAGTCATgaatctatttatttattcaacaaactaaaattacattttatatatacttaattaatataCTTCATGAACATTAAGTTAAGTAAAAACATCATTAAAAGAACATACAATATTATAATGATAAAACTAAACATAATGATTTTTTGAGAtgtaaagaaatcaataaTAACGGATGAAATGCGTGAAGTATTATGTGAgtacaatataaaaaatccaaattaCACTCAAAAACAATTGTAACAGTGAATGTCAGAAAAATTTAACTTGGAAGTGAGCTAAGCAACAATATCAAATACAATCAAGATGCACTCAAAGCAACAATCACATCGTATAATTTTCTCTTGTAATACAAGAACACTATATTAAGCTTTTTACTGTActaagaaaagttagagacGAGATCTAATGAGACatcaattttaagaaaaaataagtaatattggagtcatattttacaaaggctttttaattaagtcatgtatatatataattttgatgtataaggagattattaatttatatatcaagtaGGACatatgtgttttttttaaatgtgttatcttataaatttaatgaattattaatttatcacaTTAATTACAAATTgagacaaattaaaaatattattaatcaaaattattaatttatcaaatattaatttatggtctatttaattaagaagtataggtttttttttttctagttcAACACAGGAAAGGCAGGGAGAGAGAAACCATGAAACAATCCATcgtataattaattatagcTACGAATGTCAAATTGTAGATACCTACCCTCTGATGAAGAGGGGATGGTTACTCAACACATAATCACAACAAATATTTGAGAACATAGCAACTATCTTCACTTGGATGCAAGACCAGACTTGAGAGCTTGAATAGTAGCAACGTCGGTTTTGAAGGATTAAGCCAAGATGCCATCCTCAATGTTCGTGGCAAAAAGAGTTTTAGGAAGTGATACTGTGCCTGCATTTGCACTTCCAAAAGCAGAAACCGCTGCAGCTGGATTCTTTGCATCAGAATTGTACTGAAAGTGCACAAGTCCCTTAGGGAACACAAACATGTCACCCACTTACAGGGTTTGAGTAAAAAGCTTGTTGGTTGTGTCCACAAAACCAACTTGAAGGGAACCGGCCGTGAGGAAAAGGAGCTCAGCCGAACGAGGGTGAGTGCGAGGAGGGTTTATAGAACCAGTTGGGAATTGGAGAACAGCATAAGAAACACTTTGCCCGTGGAGAGCAGGGAATTCCACCGCGCTTGCTTTCGTGACTGTAAAATTTGTGGGACTATCAACTAGGTCTCGGTTCCCTGTGAATGTGAAGAAGTTTCCATCAGTATCTTTCACGTCCGGGGGGACTAGAAAGTCCGAAGTGATGTCTGCGTCTCCGGCTAATGCCATTTGGGCAATTGCAAATGAAGAAAACAGAACAACAAAGAATTTCAGGGTGGAAATTCTTTAGGCCATGGTTGAAACTCTGATGTACAGACGTGAAAAGTCTGGCGTATCACTACTTACTGCAACACGGGATGTGCTGGATGAGGTGTTTTGAACTTTGAAGGGCTGTgctatttatagagttatgtTTATGCGATTGCTTGGCACTTGCTGCAAGCCGTTTTGATGGCGCCTATAGGTGAAGATCACCAAGTACTTTGTATTTGTGGTTGTTTGGATTGTCCTTTAGCTGGTGATCAAcgacattaaaaatattaaagcaaTATGCACATATTCATGAAGACCCTGTCAACCGGCTATTTGCCGCATTCTGCTAATTTTTGTTATGCCCATGGTAGATAATAACATTGGCGGCATCTAGCTAGAAATTTCCTGGGCAGTCTACAACAAACAAGCCAACCGGTTTTTACATTTTAGGTACCTCATCTTGTTGTTCTTGAACTTGAACCTAGATACAAACATGTAACCAAAAGCAGGccaaaggagaaaagaaagtaTGCTAGGCTTTGTGAATATCACATTCTTTCTGCTTCTTAATTCAGAAGGCACAAGTTTCATTTCATCTGTAAACTACCCAAAAGCAATAACAATGGCCTCAATCCTGCTCAGAGCTCAATCAGGTTGATTATCATCTTTGTTCTAGCTAGCTGTATTCACAGTCCCAAATCGATTCTCAAAACAATAGCTGGAAAATCTTCACATTCAGTGGACTGCATGGAATAtttaggaaaaagaaaaaaagagagtaaaGCTAGCATTGCTGGGTTCTCACCTTTCATGCTCAGTTTGGGAAGTAATTTAGTTGCTTATAGTTTTTCTTAGTGTTTTCTTGAActgacaaagaaaaagaatataaagcCAAAGACCATTATCCATTTCTAACTCACATATGACAATATGGGAATTATTGGCCCGAGAAATTGATTTCTGAGCttcaagataatttaaatTCTTAAGAAAAGAGTAGCTGAAGTTGAACACTTCAGATTACAATCATTTTAGTAGTAATTAAACTGGTTAGATCAAATTTATGGTTTATCATAAATTTATAGGATTTTCTTATAGAAAGAGTTCTTGACAAGAAATGAGCCCAGAAAAATTCTGGTTAAAATTAACAATGCAGCTACCAGATCATTAGTCGAAAACAATGTGCAACCCAACTGTGTGGCTATGAAATTTGAGGGTTCAGCAGGGGAAGTTCTCGGATGCTTTGGAGAGCTTTAAACATGTTTTAGCCAAAGAAAGCAACAAAGAGTTCAGGAAGATAATGCAAAGATAAACCATATCAGTGACTGAAGTTCTAATTTTTCGTAACAGATTCTGCTGTGAAACTGATTGGACTAATGTCCTTTTCTCTAGTTCATAGTTTCAATCGTCTTAGACATAAATTTCTAATAACAAATGAAGAGTCAATTTATTCAGCTACATATGGGAAAAGCACACCTGCATATCAAGAGGGATGCTAGTTCCGTACAAAATCACAACAACTAAGGGAGagtaagaaaacaaaaaggaataaTGCATCTAAGAACAAATCAGCACTAGTTACTGCTTATTATGTCCTCATGGCTTATTTAGATGCAAGACCAGACTTGAGAGATTGAATAGTAGCAACATCAGTTTTGAAGGATTTAGCCAAGATGTTGTCATCAATGTCAGTGGCGAATAGAGTCTTCGGAAGTGAGACAGTGCCTGCATTTGCACTCCCAAAAGCAGAAAACGCGAAAGCCATATTCTTTGCATCAGCATTGTACTGAAAGTGCACAAGTCCCTTAGGAAAGATGAACATGTCACCAGCTTGTAGCGACTGAGTGAAAAGCTTGTTGGTTGTGTCAACGAAACCAACTTCCAGGCTTCCAGCTACGAGGAACAGGAGCTCAGCAGAACGGGGATGAGTATGGGGAGGATTGGTTGAACCAGCTGGGAATTGAAGAACTGCATAGGAAACACTTTGCCCGTTTAGAGCAGGGAACTCTACCATGCTTGCTTTCATGACCGTAAAATTTGTGGGGAAGTCTCCATCAACGAGGGCACGCATCCCAGTAAACGTAAAGAAGTTTCCATCAATATTGTTTACGTCTGGTGGGACTAAAAAATCAGAGGTGATGTCTGGATCTCCTGCCGAGGACACTTGGGCAATAGTAAATGTAGATAACAGAGCAAAAAGGAATTTCAGGGTGGAAATTCTTGAGGCCATGGTGGAAAAGTTGATGGTAGAAGTGTAGAGCTTTGGTGTGTAACTTCGCATAACACTAGATGTGCTGGTGAGGTGCTTGAACTTCGAATGGCTGTGCTATTTATGGAGTTCTATTTACGCCAATTCTTCACTCCTAGCATTGCTGCAGGCCGATTTGTTGGTGCCTACAGGTGAAGATCACTAAGGACTTTGTATTTATGGTTTGTTTGGTTCTTCATTTGGATGGTCAAAGACCTTAAAGGCATTACAAAGAATAGCACATATTCCTCAACAGgcagaaaaataataactcaAAGCCTGCCACATCAACTCtttccttttgattttttttgtctgtTCCAGGGTAGATAACAACATTGGTGGCATCTAGCTAGGAATTTCCTAAGCAGTACTCTGCAACAAATATAACTAGACAAACTATGTTAGCTTCAtgttttttttgaaagattggAGTTTCATTGCAAAGAAGGGTGGAATAAGGGGGTGGAATAATCCCTTTCAAAAGACATCAGTAAAGAACCAGTGATTTGTGGGCTATACCTGGGCACAAAAAGCAGGTATATTCCCCAAATTTTACTCATAGCTACCCACAAGAATCTGCTATACAAAAATTTGACAACCATACACTTCCCATGACTGACACATGCACAATCCTACCTATACACAACACATCAAGCCATGGCAGTAGAACAAAATAGAACCCGACCCTTCTAACCCTTAAAAACCACAAAAACTTTAACAGACAATCAAGAAGCACAAAAATCATCAATTCAAGAGCAGAACATCAGTCACCCGGTGACAGATTGCAAGACATTCGATACTTCACAAGCTAGAGTTTTCCTCACCAGTTCCATGTATCCGCAGAAGATCCTGCTGCCTGTAGAATTCTGCCAAAAGGTCCAAGTCATTGACATAGTTAAGAAGCTGAACCACCTTCTCGTATGTTTCCTCCACCACTTTCTTATTTCACCCTTCTTGAGGATATTATCACAGAAGGTGGCCAGCAATTCAGCGCTGTAAATGTCAGCAACACTTCTTTTGCAAAATCGTCTTGAAAGCTTCTTTCATCAGGCCTGGGCACTAAAAGCAGGTAATCCCCAAGTCATCCTCACAACTACCCACAACAACTTACTGAACAAAAATCAGACAACTATACACTCCCATAAAACTGAGACTTGCACATTCCTGCCTAAACAAAACTCATTAATTCATGGCAGCATAGGTCAATAGAAGATGACGCTCCTACCCTTGACAACCACAAAACCTTTACAGACAATCCAGAAGCACAAAAGAACCTCAAGAAATAGCAGAACCTTCAGCCTCCTGATCACAACTCGCAAGACATTGAATGCTTCACTAGCAAGAGTTTTCCTCACCAATTCCTAAAATCTGCAGAAGGTCCCGCTGCCTATTAACCCCTTCTTTTGCCAACCTGTCAACAACTTGGTTGCCTTCTCTTCTTGTGTGAATAATTTCCCATCTGCTAACCTTCGCCTTTAGCTTCTCAATTTGTAGAACCCATCTTCTCAATTTCCATGGGGCCGTTTGAGGTTGGTTTGTCCAGTTAACTGCATTCACTGAGTCGCTTTCAACCACCAAGGATATTTGTTTCCTCCACTCAGTGGCTGCAAAAATCAAGAACGCTTCTCTGATAGCTAGAAATTCTGCTGTATTCGCATCACTGACCCCAATCGATgtatagaaaataattttgatctCACCTTAGCAATTCCGAAGTACACCCCCAATACCTGCTTCCCCAAGTGACCCTCTGTCAGCCCCATCAACATTGAACTTGTAACGACccaaatcaaataactgaTCCAGCAGCTTTTTAGCCCTAAATCACATTACCTTCAAAAGCTTAACCTCAAGTTTTGATGTCTTTATCAAGGTCACACATCATAGCTTAAGCTCAAGTTTTGATGTTCTCATCAAGGTCACACATCATATCTACGGGACCAAGATCTCACCAGAGCAATGTGAAAGTTCACATAAAACTGGTGCAGGTTCTGATACCATTTGTAGCGATCCAAGTCCAATCACTGGCCCAACAGTTTTTGAATCTAAATCACGTGACCCTCAAAAGCTTAAGTTTAAGTTGCTAGTAGTGGTGGGCTTGGATTGTTATATAAGTATTAACAATCATATTCACATCAGATATGAAATGTTGGATATTACAGAACTTCATCCATCCCTGTTCTGGTTTCTTCCATTCAATGCTTACTCTTGGTTTTTTACTGTCCTTCTTAGTGACCTGCACCTTGGGTTTACAGAATTAGCTTAGCACACTAGGATGTTCCTCGGGCCATTTAGCAGCAGCCCAACTTGCAACTCTTAGTTTCACCAGATCAAAAATCTGCTCAGGGTCCTagctttttcctttaaaagtGAGCTCATTTCTACTTAGCCAAATAGTCTAAGAAATCGCAAAAAACCCCATCTGCCAAATTCTCATATCACTATTTCTCACATAAGCTCCGTTCCATGCCTCCAATGcagctttaatattattaggAGTGATCCATGCGTAGTTCCAATAGCTGCACCATTTTGTCCAAACTTcccaaattttaaaacaagtcaCGAACAAATGCTCAACCGTATGTTAGCTTCACGTTAACTTGATGCTCAAAACATGTAGCcaaaggagaaaagagaacACTGAGCGTTGTGAATTTATGTCACAGTACATCTGGCTCCTTGATTTAGAAAACAAATCTAAATTCATCTGTGAAGCAACAAGCAATAACAGTTAATGGACTTAATTCTGCTCAGAGCTCAGTCATATAATATTCTGAGTTCTAGCTTCTTGACACTTTGTTAGAGATCAAGTACCAAGGAAATAGCTTATTATCCTTGGTTCTCTGTTGTTTTACCAAGGAAAACACTGGATATGCTTGGTATACTTTTCTGGTTTTATACCAAGGAAATAGGATCTTATCCTTGGTTTGTCGATGATCAGACAAAGGAAAACCTGGTTTTTCCTAGCTACAAAGCATTGAACGCCAAAGTAAAACAGAGAGAAAAAACTAAGAGTAGGGAACTAAGAAGTTCATTTCATTATCTAACCTGCATTACAAATACACTGCATTTCAAACATAAAATACAAGATTTTCTTCTGCATTAGACAACCTAAGACCAGAAGGTAGATTTCCAATCGAGGCATGCTTGTCTCCATGCTTTGACACTGAAATTACAACTTGAGAACAGATGAGACAGcacaaggaaaaaaatgacaaGATAACATTGATGCAGCTAAGGTCTTCACTGCAAGTCAAAGCATGAACACACTTCTTGGCTATATGGTTAAAACATGATAGGAGTTCCTAATGCCAGTAGACTCTTAATATGTCGATCGGAACTTTTTCTAGACTGCATTGAATGTTTCATGCTGGAAGACCTCGTaggggagagagaaaaaaaaaactggcATTAGAGTTATTCCCAGCTATAAATTTTCACATTTCGCATGCCTAGAGAAGGTCTAAACCCCCACTGCAAACTTTTGCCACTCATAGTTAGTCTGCAAGACAGACTTTATCTTGATTTCATAGTCATCTCAAACTCTGGACTCAAAATGCCAACTTGCAAATGCTTTGTTTAACAGCTTATATAGAATACAGAAGATCAAGACAGTTCTTTCACCTGAATCACGGTTGGGGTCGGTTTTTTCCAGTCGGAAAATTTAGTGCCTATTCTGGTTTTATCTTTAGTTCAATATGGATTCACCTTTGGTATTAtctttcaaagaaattttcatgacATTGGAATGTGATTTGTGGAGGAAGAGAAATTCTTCTTCTACTAATCTGATTTTATCAGACCTTGGCTAAAATATGGAGTTATTTAAAATAGCTTTGCTTTGGGTTTATTGGATTGATTAAGTGCAAAGTATTGGATGATCAGAGTTCAAGTTCTAGTCATGATCAAATCTTGTTAAGATCCAAAAAGGgctcatttttttaatttcctttcaattatttaaaaactGACAGATTTTAATTTCCCTTTTTGACCTTTATTGGAGatttataaaattgaattgTAATTATCAGTCTATAATCAAAATTCAGATTCATCAATGTAGAAATTAGAAGTAAAATTTGCACCTTGAATGTTGTGATCACATAAATTTTAGCATGGCAAAGAAATGGAGACAACCAATTtagttataattgaaaatgcaTAATCCTCTGATCAGGAGGGATGGTAGTTCAATACAAACTCACAATAAACAagggaaaattaagaaaaagaaaaagaaatcataAACATCTAAGAACAAATCGAGCAGTACTGTAGAGGTAACTGCTGATGcttatttcttaattaatgCTTACCTAGGTGTAAGACCAGCCTTGAGAGCTTGAATGGTAGTAACATCAGTTTTGAAGGATTTAGCCAAGATAGTGTCATCAATGTTGGTACTGAAAAGGGTTTTGGGAAGAGATACAGTCCCTGCATTTGCACTCCCAAAAGCAGAAATCGCTATAGCTGGATTATTTGGATCAGCATTGTACTGATAGTGCACAAGTCCCTTTGGGAAGATAAACATATCACCGGCTTGTAGACTCTGAGTGAAAAGCTTGTTGGTTGTGTCGACAAAACCAACTTCCAGGCAGCCATCTACAAGGAAAAGGAGCTCAGCTGAACGAGGATGAGTGTGAGGAGGGTTGAGAGAGCCTATTGGGTATTGAAGGACAGCATAAGATACACTCTGACCATTTAGGGCAGGGAACTCCACCATGCTAGCTTTCAGGACTGTAAAATTTGTAGGGAAGTCTTCGTTAATGAGGACTCGCATCCCTGTGAATGTGAAGAAGTTTCCATCAACTTTCCTCTGTTTTGCAGGGACTAAAAAGTCAGAGGTAATATCTGGATCCCCTGCCAAGGCCATCTGGCAAATGGCAAATGAAGATaacagaagaaaaaggaatttcaGGGTAGAAGTTCTTAAAGCCATATTGGAAACTCGAAAGCTTTGTCTGATATCTGATATGCTGGATGGGGGTGCTTGAAATCCCAAGGATGATGCTATTTATAAAGTTGTGTTAAGGCAATGGGTTTGTGCTATGTGATTTGTTCATATTCTTCCATGCCAAGTTGGTGATTGCTACAGGTGAAGATTACTAAGTTCTTTATACTTGTCCGTGGTTGTCTGGTTTTGGAATTTCTTGGGTCAAAAGACATTAACAATTTTACGAACATTCCTTTATATCCTTATCCCTGACATAGAAAACTGCATTGGAGACATTACCAACAATTTAGTTGTCACATTCTGCTTTATTTTTGCTAATTAAGGTAGACAGTGTTGGAGACTCAAGTTCCAACAAAAGTTTCAATCCTAATAACTTTCTGTTATGGCCATTGGGATATTTTAACCCAGTGGGGATTATGCAGACAGGCAGGACTATCCATTGTATCTATAAGCAAAAAAATGTTAGAATTTATGCAACTCAGCTATTTTAATTAAAGGATTTGTCATTTGTCCATAATTGTTTTGTTTAATCAAGTTCTTAATTGTATCTTACTATAATACTAATGTTCGAGCTTCATCATAAATGATCATGACTGGGAATGGAGAGACAGCACCTCATCAGACATTGAACTCAAACATGTACTCGTTTATTACAAAACAAATGGCTATTTGATAAAAGTTAGTACACCAGCAAAACAGAACAAGAgccaagaaaaacaaaaaggaataCTCATCCTAAAAATatctgaagaaaaaaaaacaaatcattCAAAAATGGAGGAAGTTGGGATAACTATTGGTGACACCGCATGATTTCCTAATCTCCCCTTGTGAGCCTGTAAGGACATCAACAGCTCCCAACTTAACCATTGCCTGTCCGAACTTAGCAGGGAAGTCATTGCTGGTGGCTATACTGGCCACTGTGCCATTAGTCAAGGGGTCGAAGGCCAGCTCTTGATCAATTTGAAGAATTCCCCTCTTGAGAATTATCTGTTTGTAGAAGGAGTTGTCCACGGTTAATGAACTCAGAGGATTCTGGTCAAGGTCAACAGATCTGTCGGCTGGTGAATTTTGCGGACAGATTGATTTCAGTTTCCGAAGTAAGGATAGATCCATCGTCGGGTCTGGCTCCCCGCTGTTCTGGAAATTGTAAAGTCGGTCTTGGAAGAGAGAACAATGTGCAACCCCAACTGTATGACCACCTGCACGCCATGGAAGTTTCAGTACACAAGAACAATAATTGCATATATTTCTTAATGTAGTTTAATCCATCATTTGAACTCATCTCTACCCAACTCCACCCCAACTATTTGTGACAGAAACCCTCCTTCTCTTTACGGAGGTTACTACTTAAGAATTCAACTTCAAAACTTCAGATAAATTAGTCTACAATAACTTAAGGTTTAAGTATGCTCAAGTAGACGAAAGAACATACCAAGAAGAAGAACCATATCTGTAGGATCAAGTCCTTTCTTGGCAAATGCATCAACGGATTGGGAAACTGAGAAACTTGGAGACGGAAGATCTACATTCGAAGCCAAAGATACAAACCCGTCCCTTCTGCCCGTCTCAACACTGTACCGCCCTCCTCCACTCTGCACGAAGGGAAGCAGAATTTATCATCAGCCATCAAGCGTTCGGGCTTAgccttgaaaatttttaaatcttttagaaggaaaaagatacaatatattatttgttaCCAACGCTACAGCATCTCTAGCAGCCATGGCTATGATATCAGCACAAGAAACAACTCCTTTACAGGCTTTCTCCACTTCACCCTTTGCTTCATCAATAACATCATAACCCCTAACACTTCGATTTGGAGGCGCAGTTTTCTCACTGGAGTTACCGTCTAGGAGAATTGATGCATCACATCCCTTTTAacagaaaattaatttgttttagtttatttGCGAATAGCTTGCATAGACTACACCAAACAGAAAGAACAAGTGTTGGCAGCCAAAGATGTAGAAAAATTTGTGCAGTGTGCTTACATTGACAAAGCAGTCATGGAAGTGTAAACGAATGAGAGCAGCTGCAATTGTTGGATCCTTGTCGAATCTTCGTGCGACTGCAGAGAAAACAATGCCCTCAACATCTTTTAACATGCATTTGTCCTTGTAATATCCTACCTGAAGAGCAGCGTGGCATTGCCTTGTGAAGTTCACAAGGATGAGACCAAGGGCTAGAGCGAAAGCAGCTACAGCTGACATTCTCATGTTCATTCTAGAATTACCAAATTAGTAGGGATGAGATGAAGTAATTAGCAAATCCTTCTTAATTGGATATTTATAGGACAAGGGGGATTAGAGTTAATTAGTAGTGGAAGCTTGGTATAATTCTATGCTAAATTGAATGCTGAGCACGATGGCCATTTGCCACCTTCGGGCAATGGCAAGCTAGCTGGTTTCTTTCATCTATTAAACGTGCAGTCATGTCTCATGTAAACCAAAACATGCATAAATGTATAAGAAGCTAGCCAGAAGGGTAGCTATGGAGGTATACAATGTTCAAACGTGTTGAAATCTGGCAAGTCAAGACTAGATTTCATGGGAGActactgttttttttttttttttggaaattttcaacgccaatatatatatatatatgcagtACATAAGATATCTATATATGTAGCCTATAAGGGCTAAAGTTTGACTGAATATTAACATCCATCAAATTATTACTTCAAACAGTTAATAAGGTATCGGATTCATCTCTCTAACAATCCTATTATTGCCATTGCAATCcatttattattgtaaatagtaaaaaatagaATGATAATTCTTGataagtttaatttaatttctttcagaaaaagaaaagtcaagcttttagtttttaaaagaTACATAAATGAGATAACACGTCACGTAACAAATGCTTCATCACTCAGATGAAACTTATCAGGAACAATTAAACCACAATTAATGTACATATCATAAAACTTCATGTatcatttctcttaaaacctattaaataaaaattttcaacaaaaaagtTTTACCTGTTTAAAattctctatatatatatatatattaattaggCAGACACCATATTTGTCAGgatttaattccatttttaattttaatttcacttttaCTTTATTCTGTTTTAtctaattatttatttgttttatttcttaaatcttaGACCTGGGTCAGAAAACCAATGAAGGAGTGGGCTTTGGACCACTACCAAGCCCACAAACAACAAAATGTcagaaaaaaacaaagcaaaaccAGATCaggcacaaaaaaaaaaataataacttcgGCCAAAGCTAGAAAACATCTGCTCTTTCGTAATTTTTACAAGATCTCTTCACTATCATGAAAATCacgaaaaaataaaatcacacaaaatcaaattaagaaaaaataatggaaaattaGAGATttgcaaaagataaaaaggaaTGACTATAAATTAATAAGCTCTCGGCACAAGGAACGCACAATCAACAAGCAAAAAAACGCAAAAACAAAAGCGAAATCGGCAGAAATAAAGAAGAGTGTTCTTGGATTTTCTGGGTTTCAAAACTTTCAGGTTTAGATTTAGGAGCAtcggattttttttttgagaaaacaGTTCAGATTAAAGGGGAATTTGGAAAGATTACGGCGCCG from Theobroma cacao cultivar B97-61/B2 chromosome 9, Criollo_cocoa_genome_V2, whole genome shotgun sequence harbors:
- the LOC18590291 gene encoding germin-like protein 9-3 gives rise to the protein MASRISTLKFLFALLSTFTIAQVSSAGDPDITSDFLVPPDVNNIDGNFFTFTGMRALVDGDFPTNFTVMKASMVEFPALNGQSVSYAVLQFPAGSTNPPHTHPRSAELLFLVAGSLEVGFVDTTNKLFTQSLQAGDMFIFPKGLVHFQYNADAKNMAFAFSAFGSANAGTVSLPKTLFATDIDDNILAKSFKTDVATIQSLKSGLASK
- the LOC18590293 gene encoding peroxidase 60, encoding MRMSAVAAFALALGLILVNFTRQCHAALQVGYYKDKCMLKDVEGIVFSAVARRFDKDPTIAAALIRLHFHDCFVNGCDASILLDGNSSEKTAPPNRSVRGYDVIDEAKGEVEKACKGVVSCADIIAMAARDAVALSGGGRYSVETGRRDGFVSLASNVDLPSPSFSVSQSVDAFAKKGLDPTDMVLLLGGHTVGVAHCSLFQDRLYNFQNSGEPDPTMDLSLLRKLKSICPQNSPADRSVDLDQNPLSSLTVDNSFYKQIILKRGILQIDQELAFDPLTNGTVASIATSNDFPAKFGQAMVKLGAVDVLTGSQGEIRKSCGVTNSYPNFLHF
- the LOC18590292 gene encoding germin-like protein 9-3, with protein sequence MALRTSTLKFLFLLLSSFAICQMALAGDPDITSDFLVPAKQRKVDGNFFTFTGMRVLINEDFPTNFTVLKASMVEFPALNGQSVSYAVLQYPIGSLNPPHTHPRSAELLFLVDGCLEVGFVDTTNKLFTQSLQAGDMFIFPKGLVHYQYNADPNNPAIAISAFGSANAGTVSLPKTLFSTNIDDTILAKSFKTDVTTIQALKAGLTPR